From the genome of Haloterrigena sp. KLK7, one region includes:
- a CDS encoding cytochrome c oxidase subunit 3, with the protein MARRNDASESSDATSSLETDPIRTDGGGHGVSSDGATTGHDPDGPVGPDSPHEPDIDHDEHEHRSRWPLVAAAGAGGLYGGAAIAVLGNGTGLIPPLVGVALAVVGAIVLLAGIAGWIDEVFLAPARAGAGGTSSRESYVWTTLLFLTTDVSTFGALFIYYFFVRIGTWPPTELPPLLGSLVIVNTAILIASSVTFHYAHEALEDGNRRRFLGLLGTTLALGVVFLGGQAYEYYEFIVHEGFSLASGVFGTAFYGLTGLHGFHVALGVGGIAVLFWRALRGDYGPERDTSVATVSLYWHFVDFVWVFLVLVLYVGATI; encoded by the coding sequence ATGGCTCGGCGAAACGACGCGAGCGAGTCGAGCGACGCGACGTCGTCGCTCGAGACCGACCCGATTCGGACCGACGGCGGCGGGCACGGCGTCTCGAGCGACGGGGCGACGACCGGACACGACCCCGACGGGCCCGTCGGTCCCGACAGCCCCCACGAACCCGACATCGATCACGACGAGCACGAACACCGCAGTCGCTGGCCGCTCGTCGCCGCCGCCGGCGCCGGCGGCCTCTACGGCGGCGCCGCGATCGCCGTCCTCGGGAACGGGACCGGTCTGATCCCGCCGCTCGTCGGCGTCGCCCTCGCCGTCGTCGGGGCGATCGTTCTGCTGGCCGGCATCGCCGGATGGATCGACGAAGTGTTTCTCGCGCCCGCGCGAGCGGGCGCCGGCGGAACGTCGTCTCGAGAGTCGTACGTCTGGACGACGCTGCTCTTTCTCACGACCGACGTCTCGACGTTCGGCGCGCTGTTCATCTACTACTTCTTCGTCAGAATCGGCACGTGGCCGCCCACGGAGCTGCCGCCGCTGCTGGGGTCGCTCGTGATCGTCAACACCGCGATTCTGATCGCCAGCAGCGTCACGTTCCACTACGCGCACGAAGCGCTCGAGGACGGGAATCGGCGCCGCTTCCTCGGTCTGCTCGGGACGACGCTCGCGCTCGGGGTCGTCTTCCTCGGCGGCCAGGCCTACGAGTACTACGAATTCATCGTCCACGAGGGGTTCTCGCTCGCCAGCGGCGTCTTCGGGACCGCCTTCTACGGACTGACCGGTCTCCACGGGTTCCACGTCGCGCTCGGCGTCGGCGGCATCGCCGTGCTGTTCTGGCGCGCGCTCCGCGGCGACTACGGCCCCGAGCGCGACACCTCCGTCGCGACCGTCTCGCTGTACTGGCACTTCGTCGACTTCGTCTGGGTGTTCCTCGTGCTCGTCCTCTACGTGGGCGCGACCATCTGA
- a CDS encoding D-2-hydroxyacid dehydrogenase, producing MSDTDAPDVLVLRKGTHGMPVEQYAAAIRERLPDRTVELARTPAAERDLIENARFVTGMTLEEDLLEAADDLEVFACAYAGTGHLPLEELEERGVAVTNASGVHGPNIGEHVLGAILRFTRRFHVGARQQRRREWRHYQAEELQGSTVTIVGLGAIGESVADRLEPFGVDTIGVRYTPEKGGPTDEVVGFEGEEFDDALARTDYLVLACPLTETTRGLIDDEAFVTMDPGAVLVNVARGPVVDTDALVEALRSSWIRGASLDVTDPEPLPEDHPLWTFENVQITPHNAGHTPEYYERLADIVAENVRRFADEPDADLENQVLP from the coding sequence ATGAGCGACACCGACGCGCCGGACGTACTCGTCCTCCGGAAAGGGACGCACGGAATGCCGGTCGAACAGTACGCGGCCGCGATCCGCGAGCGACTGCCCGACCGCACGGTCGAACTCGCTCGCACGCCGGCGGCGGAGCGCGACCTGATCGAGAACGCCCGGTTCGTCACCGGAATGACCCTCGAGGAGGACTTACTCGAGGCCGCCGACGATCTCGAGGTCTTCGCCTGCGCCTACGCGGGGACCGGCCACCTGCCCCTCGAGGAACTCGAGGAGCGCGGCGTCGCGGTGACGAACGCCTCGGGCGTCCACGGGCCGAACATCGGCGAGCACGTGCTGGGGGCGATCCTCCGCTTTACCCGCCGATTCCACGTCGGCGCGCGCCAGCAGCGCCGCCGGGAGTGGCGCCACTACCAGGCCGAGGAACTGCAGGGGTCGACGGTGACGATCGTCGGACTGGGGGCGATCGGCGAGTCGGTCGCCGACCGCCTCGAGCCCTTCGGCGTCGACACGATCGGCGTCCGGTACACGCCCGAGAAGGGCGGCCCGACCGACGAGGTGGTCGGCTTCGAGGGCGAGGAATTCGACGACGCGCTGGCGCGGACCGACTACCTCGTGCTCGCGTGTCCGCTCACGGAGACCACGCGCGGACTGATCGACGACGAGGCGTTCGTGACGATGGATCCCGGCGCCGTCCTCGTCAACGTCGCCCGCGGACCGGTCGTCGACACCGACGCGCTCGTCGAGGCCCTGCGCTCGAGCTGGATCCGCGGCGCGTCGCTGGACGTCACCGATCCCGAACCGTTGCCGGAGGACCACCCGCTGTGGACCTTCGAGAACGTCCAGATCACGCCCCACAACGCCGGCCATACCCCCGAGTACTACGAGCGACTCGCCGATATCGTCGCCGAGAACGTCCGCCGGTTCGCCGACGAGCCCGACGCGGACCTCGAGAATCAGGTCCTGCCCTGA
- a CDS encoding DUF6789 family protein, whose protein sequence is MNRALTEVSLFVVVVVGCLLTIVLARRARTDPAPDGGYATGHRRELSLADAKAAAIRWTTTTNHREIGLLYIAFGTVAALWGGIDAMMIRTHLLTPEANLWTEQTYNELFTMHGLTMLIFFVTPVFFGIGNYFLPLLIGADDMAFPRLNAIGFWLLPPSLLLARLGIVAEVTGAVLAVAVPNDWLSVLLAFQEPAIGWTMYPPLSLAPNPQTDFLLLGLHLSGIATTIGGINFIATVVYERDESIGWANLDIFSWNMLITSAIVIFAFPLLGTALLMLLLDRNFGTTFFAVEGGGPILWQHLLWFWGHPEVYIVFLPATGLMSLILPKFVGRKLFGFKFIVYSTIAIGVLSFGVWAHHMFVTGVDPRIRASFMATSIAIAVPSAIKVFNWITTMWNGDVRLAAPLILCVGSIGLFIVGGVTGIFLAVIPVDVIYHGTYYVVGHFHLIIMGIIPFMMFAASYYWYPLITGRMYDRRLAIFQSSLLVIGSGLTFMTLMALGFLEHPRRYATYPPEYSGLHVVATVGSFIIGISVLMWLYNMLWSYFRGSPVETTDPWELKATQQFTPEWQWFEDRLERKRGIPPSEPDEVRPSYVPAQEERPPSLYGRIVPVARRAVSDAGAGAAGGLVGTLLMTGVLLVAVALGVFDLESFADLATLVGLPANLALGYGLFLFAGMTVWPLLFLSLGEYLPGELTFITGLWYATVIASGFVIAFYTGQTGLELVTYLVFALLAHWIYGLGLAGMITYLGGRRPMSSEGPR, encoded by the coding sequence ATGAACCGCGCGCTCACGGAAGTCTCGTTGTTCGTCGTTGTCGTCGTCGGCTGCCTTCTGACGATCGTTCTGGCGCGGCGAGCGCGGACCGATCCGGCGCCGGACGGGGGATATGCGACCGGCCACCGTCGAGAACTGAGTCTGGCCGATGCGAAGGCGGCCGCGATTCGCTGGACGACGACGACTAATCACCGCGAAATCGGGCTGCTCTACATCGCGTTCGGTACCGTCGCGGCGCTGTGGGGCGGCATCGACGCGATGATGATCCGGACGCATCTGCTGACGCCGGAGGCGAACCTCTGGACGGAGCAGACGTACAACGAGTTGTTTACGATGCACGGCCTGACGATGCTGATCTTCTTCGTCACGCCGGTGTTCTTCGGGATCGGGAACTACTTCCTGCCGCTGCTGATCGGGGCCGACGACATGGCGTTTCCGCGGCTCAACGCCATCGGGTTCTGGCTCCTTCCGCCGTCGCTGTTGCTCGCTCGACTGGGGATCGTCGCCGAGGTGACGGGGGCGGTGCTCGCGGTCGCCGTACCGAACGACTGGCTGTCGGTCCTGCTTGCGTTCCAGGAGCCGGCGATCGGGTGGACGATGTATCCGCCCCTGTCGTTGGCGCCGAATCCCCAGACGGACTTCCTCCTGTTGGGACTCCACTTGAGTGGCATCGCGACCACGATCGGCGGGATCAACTTCATCGCGACGGTCGTCTACGAGCGCGACGAGTCGATCGGCTGGGCGAACCTCGACATCTTCTCGTGGAACATGCTCATCACGAGCGCGATCGTCATCTTCGCGTTTCCGCTGCTCGGTACCGCGCTGCTCATGTTGTTGCTCGACCGCAACTTCGGAACGACGTTCTTCGCGGTCGAGGGGGGTGGCCCCATCCTCTGGCAGCACCTGCTGTGGTTCTGGGGCCATCCCGAGGTGTACATCGTCTTCCTTCCGGCGACCGGCCTGATGAGTCTCATACTCCCGAAGTTCGTCGGCCGGAAGCTGTTCGGGTTCAAGTTCATCGTCTACTCGACGATCGCGATCGGCGTCCTCTCGTTCGGCGTCTGGGCCCATCACATGTTCGTGACCGGCGTCGACCCCCGCATCCGGGCGAGTTTCATGGCGACGTCGATCGCCATCGCCGTCCCCAGCGCGATCAAGGTGTTCAACTGGATCACGACGATGTGGAACGGTGACGTCCGACTGGCCGCGCCGCTGATCCTCTGTGTCGGTTCTATCGGCCTGTTCATCGTCGGCGGCGTGACCGGCATCTTCCTCGCGGTCATCCCCGTCGACGTCATCTACCACGGCACCTACTACGTCGTCGGTCACTTCCATCTCATCATCATGGGGATCATCCCCTTCATGATGTTCGCCGCCAGCTACTACTGGTATCCCCTGATTACCGGACGGATGTACGATCGTCGGCTCGCGATCTTCCAGTCGTCGCTGCTGGTCATCGGCTCCGGGCTCACGTTCATGACGCTGATGGCGCTCGGCTTCCTCGAGCACCCCCGTCGGTACGCGACCTACCCGCCGGAGTACTCGGGGCTGCACGTCGTCGCGACCGTCGGCTCGTTCATTATCGGAATTAGCGTCCTCATGTGGCTCTACAACATGCTCTGGTCGTACTTCCGGGGGTCGCCGGTCGAGACCACGGACCCGTGGGAGCTGAAGGCGACCCAGCAGTTCACGCCCGAGTGGCAGTGGTTCGAGGACCGCCTCGAGCGCAAGCGCGGGATTCCGCCGAGCGAACCCGACGAGGTCCGCCCGTCGTACGTGCCCGCACAGGAGGAACGGCCGCCGTCGCTGTACGGTCGGATCGTGCCGGTCGCCCGGCGCGCCGTGAGCGACGCGGGCGCGGGCGCGGCCGGCGGCCTCGTCGGCACGCTGCTCATGACGGGCGTCCTCCTCGTCGCGGTCGCGCTGGGCGTCTTCGACCTCGAGTCCTTCGCGGACCTCGCGACGCTGGTCGGACTGCCGGCGAACCTCGCGCTCGGATACGGGCTCTTCCTCTTCGCCGGGATGACGGTCTGGCCCCTACTGTTCCTCTCGTTGGGAGAGTACCTCCCGGGCGAACTCACGTTCATCACGGGGCTGTGGTACGCGACGGTCATCGCCTCGGGGTTCGTCATCGCCTTCTATACCGGCCAGACCGGGCTCGAGCTGGTGACCTACCTCGTCTTCGCGCTGCTCGCTCACTGGATCTACGGGCTGGGACTCGCCGGGATGATCACGTATCTCGGCGGTCGTCGACCGATGTCGTCGGAGGGACCGCGATGA
- the coxB gene encoding cytochrome c oxidase subunit II yields MSSRRRTIVALTVATFSTLLALTGTVAAQSPNRELIDGLEYQLLYAALPLTLFVLMILIYAAVKFHDNDDPKPTTEDPALEITWTAATAIILLFVGLSGYSVLVNPYISPSQALESDDRSQEGFDSFEDLPDTGDEEVYVRGYQWEWQATYPDANVTTENQIVIPAGEDVTFWLTSDDVIHSLFIPDLGVKQDAFPGDYTRARTVVDEPGRYDAVCAEFCGAGHSRMEGEIVVVDSETYEQWLSENEGNVTDAPDPG; encoded by the coding sequence ATGAGTAGCCGCCGTCGCACGATCGTCGCGCTCACCGTCGCGACGTTCTCGACGCTCCTCGCGCTCACCGGCACGGTCGCGGCACAGTCGCCCAACCGCGAACTCATCGACGGCCTCGAGTATCAGTTGCTCTACGCCGCCCTGCCGCTGACGCTGTTCGTCCTGATGATCCTGATCTACGCGGCCGTCAAGTTCCACGACAACGACGATCCGAAACCGACCACCGAGGACCCCGCCCTCGAGATCACGTGGACCGCCGCGACGGCGATCATCCTGCTGTTCGTCGGTCTCTCCGGCTACAGCGTCCTCGTCAATCCGTATATCTCGCCGTCACAGGCACTCGAATCGGACGATCGGAGTCAAGAGGGCTTCGACTCCTTCGAGGACCTCCCCGACACCGGCGACGAGGAAGTCTACGTCCGCGGCTACCAGTGGGAGTGGCAGGCGACCTATCCCGACGCGAACGTCACGACAGAGAATCAGATCGTGATCCCCGCCGGCGAGGACGTAACGTTCTGGCTCACCAGTGACGACGTCATCCACTCGCTTTTCATCCCGGATCTGGGCGTCAAACAGGACGCGTTCCCCGGCGACTACACTCGCGCACGGACCGTCGTCGACGAACCCGGCCGCTACGACGCGGTCTGTGCCGAGTTCTGCGGCGCCGGTCACTCGCGGATGGAGGGGGAAATCGTCGTCGTCGACTCCGAGACCTACGAGCAGTGGCTTTCGGAGAACGAGGGGAACGTCACCGACGCGCCGGACCCCGGCTAG
- a CDS encoding ArsR family transcriptional regulator, with product MLPVISDPDSLTPVSAGATADGDGAQFGVLADRRRRAVLRYLDARDEESVSLSDLADHLVLEDDAEAGGALASCGDALFGTRRRVAITLRHSHVPKLADAGAVAFDHETNTVALREEGRELLARAETIDESDTDADADGGAESEANQVGGVAETPTP from the coding sequence ATGCTCCCAGTCATCTCCGATCCCGACTCGCTGACCCCCGTCTCGGCCGGCGCTACCGCCGACGGCGACGGGGCGCAGTTCGGCGTGCTCGCGGATCGGCGTCGTCGGGCCGTCCTCCGGTATCTGGACGCCCGCGACGAGGAGTCCGTCTCGCTGTCCGACCTCGCGGATCACCTCGTGCTCGAGGACGACGCCGAGGCGGGCGGTGCGCTGGCCAGTTGCGGCGACGCGCTGTTCGGGACGCGGCGACGCGTCGCGATCACGCTTCGACACAGCCACGTGCCGAAGCTAGCTGACGCCGGCGCCGTCGCGTTCGACCACGAGACCAACACCGTCGCCCTTCGCGAGGAGGGGCGCGAACTGCTCGCTCGAGCCGAGACGATCGACGAAAGCGACACCGACGCCGATGCCGACGGCGGCGCCGAGAGCGAGGCGAATCAGGTCGGCGGCGTTGCCGAAACGCCGACGCCGTAA
- a CDS encoding ATP-binding protein, translating to MPAIDSDRARRYLSGGCVSGLGLLILLVPLYDMWDDLRNLSWGLLWTLLENSALLVLASGLVLAGVWIVRLDWETEYVVTIAKWNLLVGGAIAVLFLWTVVIQLRVMEEPKPYVLALNGVLFGVVAAFGIGVYNASRRRYTDELRERERELQRMYDRVSESERRYRTLAERFPDGIVALFDDRPTFYLSAGEAFDRLPIDPADLDGQTPSQAFGTEFAETVEPSLQAALAGDRERTEVEYASRHWLVRTIPVTDDRGEVFAGLLMCQDITELITYQRRLEESNERLEQFAYAVSHDLQEPLRMVSSYLELIEDRYGDELDADGEEFIDYAVDGADRMREMIEGLLEYSRVETQGDSLAPVDLNAVLADVCEDLQVKLDEWETDLTVDDLPRVEGDASQLRQVFQNLLENAIEYSGDEPPRIRVSAERAGEVWVISVADEGIGIDSDDVDRIFRIFERLHTSEERSGTGIGLALCQRIVDRHGGEIWVDSEPGDGTTFSFTLPAVADERGAAGRESRSDAD from the coding sequence GTGCCAGCTATCGACAGCGACCGCGCTCGCCGATACCTCTCTGGCGGGTGCGTCTCCGGGCTCGGGCTCCTCATCCTGCTCGTCCCCCTCTACGATATGTGGGACGACCTCCGGAACCTCTCGTGGGGACTGCTGTGGACGCTGCTCGAGAACAGCGCGCTGCTCGTCCTCGCGAGCGGACTCGTCCTCGCGGGCGTGTGGATCGTCCGGCTGGACTGGGAGACCGAGTACGTCGTGACCATCGCGAAGTGGAACCTCCTCGTCGGCGGGGCGATCGCGGTGCTGTTCCTGTGGACCGTTGTGATCCAGCTCCGCGTCATGGAGGAACCGAAGCCGTACGTGCTCGCGCTCAACGGCGTCCTCTTCGGCGTCGTCGCCGCCTTCGGAATCGGCGTCTACAACGCCAGCAGGCGTCGGTACACCGACGAACTTCGCGAGCGGGAACGGGAGCTCCAGCGGATGTACGACCGGGTCTCGGAGTCCGAACGACGATACCGGACGCTCGCGGAGCGGTTCCCGGACGGGATCGTCGCCCTGTTCGACGACCGGCCGACGTTCTACCTCTCGGCGGGCGAAGCGTTCGATCGGCTGCCGATCGATCCCGCCGACCTCGACGGGCAGACCCCGAGCCAGGCGTTCGGCACGGAGTTCGCTGAGACGGTGGAACCGTCCCTGCAGGCCGCACTGGCCGGTGACAGGGAACGGACGGAGGTCGAGTACGCGAGTCGACACTGGCTCGTCCGAACGATTCCCGTTACCGACGACCGCGGCGAGGTATTCGCGGGACTGCTGATGTGCCAGGATATCACCGAACTCATCACGTACCAGCGGCGACTCGAGGAGTCCAACGAGCGCTTAGAGCAGTTCGCCTACGCCGTCTCCCACGACCTCCAGGAGCCCCTTCGGATGGTCTCGAGCTACCTCGAACTGATCGAGGACCGATACGGTGACGAGCTCGACGCGGACGGCGAGGAGTTCATCGACTACGCCGTCGACGGCGCCGACCGGATGCGCGAGATGATCGAGGGACTGCTCGAGTACTCCCGCGTCGAGACGCAGGGCGACTCGTTGGCTCCGGTCGATCTGAACGCCGTCCTCGCGGACGTCTGCGAGGACCTGCAGGTGAAACTCGACGAGTGGGAGACCGATCTCACCGTCGACGACCTCCCGCGCGTCGAGGGCGACGCCAGCCAACTCCGGCAGGTCTTCCAGAACCTGCTGGAGAACGCGATCGAGTACAGCGGCGACGAGCCGCCGCGCATCCGCGTTTCCGCCGAGCGCGCCGGCGAGGTGTGGGTAATTTCGGTCGCGGACGAGGGGATCGGGATCGATTCCGACGACGTCGATCGCATCTTCCGGATCTTCGAACGCCTGCACACGAGCGAGGAACGCTCGGGGACGGGAATCGGGCTGGCGCTCTGCCAGCGGATCGTCGACCGCCACGGCGGCGAGATCTGGGTCGATTCCGAGCCCGGCGACGGAACGACGTTCTCCTTCACGCTCCCCGCCGTGGCGGACGAACGCGGAGCGGCGGGTCGAGAATCGCGATCCGATGCGGACTGA
- a CDS encoding manganese catalase family protein yields the protein MFFQEPELQYEVTVEEPDPHFAKLLQQAIGGQEGEMRVAMQYMFQAWALPEGYEEYRNLLMETAAEELGHIEMLATAVTKNLRGSAKQMGDEAQETAATAAAMTGQNPRQFLSAGESAMPVDSNGVPFTGNYIVASGNLAGDLYANVMSEATGRTLATRLYEYTDDPGMKDMLSYLIARDTMHQNQWLEALESLDDPVPVPASFPQEQENQEYNYAFMSTRREQQPDPGYPWTQGESPDGKGQFSYLPEQPGDGEVIAPQPSPMTNDTPNRPDDEAASDSNATGTSKKDSSGTSNETDSKK from the coding sequence ATGTTCTTCCAAGAACCTGAGCTCCAGTACGAGGTCACCGTCGAAGAACCGGATCCGCACTTCGCGAAACTTCTCCAGCAAGCGATCGGCGGACAGGAAGGGGAGATGCGCGTCGCGATGCAGTACATGTTCCAGGCGTGGGCCCTCCCCGAAGGCTACGAGGAGTATCGGAACCTCCTGATGGAGACCGCAGCGGAGGAACTCGGCCACATCGAGATGCTCGCCACTGCGGTCACCAAGAACCTCCGCGGCTCGGCAAAGCAGATGGGCGACGAGGCCCAGGAGACCGCGGCGACGGCCGCGGCGATGACCGGACAGAACCCCCGCCAATTCCTCTCGGCGGGCGAGTCGGCGATGCCCGTCGACAGTAACGGCGTCCCCTTCACCGGGAACTACATCGTCGCGTCGGGCAACCTCGCGGGCGACCTCTACGCGAACGTGATGTCCGAGGCGACCGGACGCACGCTCGCAACGCGGCTCTACGAGTACACCGACGACCCCGGCATGAAGGACATGCTCTCCTATCTGATCGCCCGGGACACGATGCACCAGAACCAGTGGCTCGAGGCCCTGGAATCGCTCGACGACCCGGTTCCCGTTCCCGCGAGCTTCCCGCAGGAACAGGAAAACCAGGAGTACAACTACGCGTTCATGTCGACGAGACGCGAACAGCAGCCCGATCCGGGTTACCCCTGGACGCAGGGCGAGTCGCCGGACGGCAAGGGACAGTTCTCCTACCTCCCCGAGCAGCCGGGTGACGGGGAAGTCATCGCCCCGCAGCCGAGCCCGATGACGAACGACACGCCGAACCGACCCGACGACGAGGCCGCCAGCGATTCGAACGCGACCGGCACCTCGAAGAAGGATTCGTCCGGTACGTCGAACGAGACCGACTCGAAGAAGTAA
- a CDS encoding metal-dependent hydrolase, with protein sequence MWPWEHAIVAYLAYSVLCHTVYRDSPSGLEAIAVVFASVFPDLVDKSLAWEFGVFDAGYALGHSIFAAVPVSIAIGLVARSAGRSRVGIAFGLGYLLHLPADVIDAYVREGIFQPELLLWPVVVLPDPGSTQGFVDQFLLFFSRYRDELLAGDLTMYRWIQIGLAACTALLWIYDGAPVLRELLCGCRRLLLGTVGSERSLDDSTGRR encoded by the coding sequence ATGTGGCCGTGGGAACACGCGATCGTCGCCTATCTCGCCTACTCGGTGCTCTGTCACACGGTGTATCGGGACTCTCCGTCCGGACTCGAGGCGATCGCAGTCGTCTTCGCGTCGGTATTTCCGGATCTCGTCGATAAGTCGCTGGCCTGGGAGTTCGGTGTCTTCGACGCCGGCTACGCGCTCGGCCACTCGATTTTCGCTGCGGTTCCGGTCTCGATCGCTATCGGCCTCGTGGCTCGCTCGGCGGGACGCTCTCGAGTCGGGATCGCGTTCGGGCTCGGCTACCTCCTGCACCTGCCCGCGGACGTGATCGACGCGTACGTCCGCGAGGGTATATTTCAGCCGGAACTGCTGCTCTGGCCCGTCGTCGTACTCCCCGACCCCGGTTCAACTCAGGGATTCGTCGATCAGTTCCTACTGTTCTTCTCCCGGTATCGGGACGAGCTGCTCGCAGGGGACCTCACGATGTACCGCTGGATCCAGATCGGTCTCGCTGCCTGTACCGCCCTCCTGTGGATCTACGATGGAGCACCCGTTCTGCGGGAACTCCTGTGCGGCTGCCGACGACTGCTCCTCGGAACGGTGGGCTCGGAGCGTTCGCTCGACGATTCCACCGGCCGACGCTAA
- a CDS encoding universal stress protein: MTLSLDGPILVPVANPDDGERTATALAPYLSETSRVILVNVIEKGGGAPDKAGVEQREEYAEEIFERALEPLEATTTDATVETAVCYGTDIVERIFAEARDRDVDAVVFTARESNRLAELLTGDVARRMVKEASVPVVALPHDS, from the coding sequence ATGACGCTATCGCTCGACGGGCCGATACTCGTCCCCGTCGCGAACCCGGACGACGGCGAACGGACGGCCACCGCGCTCGCCCCTTATCTCTCCGAGACGAGTCGGGTGATCCTCGTCAACGTCATCGAGAAGGGCGGCGGCGCGCCCGACAAGGCCGGCGTCGAACAGCGCGAGGAGTACGCCGAGGAGATCTTCGAGCGCGCGTTAGAACCTCTCGAGGCCACGACCACGGACGCGACCGTCGAGACGGCCGTCTGCTACGGCACCGATATCGTCGAACGGATCTTCGCCGAAGCGCGGGACCGGGACGTCGACGCTGTCGTCTTCACCGCTCGGGAGTCCAACCGGTTGGCGGAACTGTTGACCGGCGACGTGGCGCGACGGATGGTCAAGGAGGCGTCCGTCCCGGTGGTCGCGTTACCGCACGACTCGTAG
- a CDS encoding NAD(P)/FAD-dependent oxidoreductase, whose product MERVDVAIVGGGPAGASAAERAAAHGAETVLFEQGVPREDRDGLGPDSTDAAGMLDYWIDIMEFDYREIPDDVILRELESTEFVGPSTSVELTSTGMAASYPNFGYTFHRARMDDWLYERAEDAGADLRVGTSVTDLETDLRASSPKGPTHTLTLSNGDELEAQYVVLADGPQRRITLDALDQFTAPGRSVSDYLSPPEANHIAYQEYRDFPEELFAEFEDTLKFWWGYMPGETAYPWIFPNDGTVARVGLTMPIGMELEDVENPAAYALLEPDDDKLPSGAEYIRRLLEREYGDEYDIEGDIPRVEDRGKSKGTETYPISSTRPIESPVGANIAVAGGAMGTTSAFHEGGYHVAVRTGKIAGRLAATDSLENYNDVWKGAVGDEILRNVSFADIVRDYGPDDWDRTFEIVNRMQGDDGEGLVSRGYSAGLGASRVLLEYKRRKFKYRDGGYVQLREDEYFY is encoded by the coding sequence ATGGAACGCGTAGACGTCGCGATCGTCGGTGGCGGACCCGCAGGGGCCTCCGCGGCCGAACGGGCCGCGGCACACGGCGCCGAGACCGTCCTCTTCGAACAGGGCGTCCCGCGGGAGGACCGCGACGGGCTCGGGCCGGACTCGACCGACGCCGCCGGCATGCTCGACTACTGGATCGATATCATGGAGTTCGACTACCGGGAGATCCCCGACGACGTCATCCTCCGCGAACTCGAGTCCACCGAGTTCGTCGGCCCGTCGACGTCGGTCGAACTGACGAGCACGGGAATGGCGGCCAGCTATCCGAACTTCGGCTACACCTTCCACCGCGCGCGCATGGACGACTGGCTCTACGAGCGCGCCGAGGACGCCGGCGCCGACCTCCGCGTCGGAACGAGCGTCACGGACCTCGAGACCGATCTCCGCGCCTCGAGCCCGAAGGGACCGACTCACACGCTGACCCTCTCGAACGGCGACGAACTCGAGGCCCAGTACGTCGTCCTCGCCGACGGGCCGCAACGACGCATCACGCTGGACGCGCTCGACCAGTTCACCGCGCCCGGCCGCAGCGTCTCCGACTACCTCTCGCCGCCGGAGGCCAACCACATCGCCTACCAGGAGTATCGGGACTTCCCCGAGGAACTGTTCGCGGAGTTCGAGGACACCCTCAAGTTCTGGTGGGGGTACATGCCCGGGGAGACCGCCTACCCGTGGATCTTCCCCAACGACGGCACGGTCGCCCGCGTCGGGCTGACCATGCCCATCGGGATGGAGCTCGAGGACGTCGAGAACCCCGCCGCCTACGCCTTGCTCGAGCCCGACGACGACAAGCTCCCCTCGGGCGCGGAGTACATCCGGCGCCTGCTCGAGCGCGAGTACGGTGACGAGTACGACATCGAGGGGGACATCCCGCGCGTCGAGGACCGCGGGAAGTCGAAGGGAACCGAAACCTACCCGATCTCCTCGACGCGACCGATCGAGTCGCCCGTCGGCGCCAACATCGCCGTCGCCGGCGGCGCGATGGGGACCACCTCGGCGTTCCACGAGGGCGGCTACCACGTCGCCGTCCGAACGGGCAAGATCGCCGGCCGCCTCGCCGCCACCGACTCGCTGGAGAACTACAACGACGTCTGGAAGGGAGCCGTCGGCGACGAGATCCTGCGCAACGTCTCCTTCGCCGACATCGTGCGGGACTACGGGCCCGACGACTGGGACCGCACGTTCGAGATCGTCAACCGGATGCAGGGCGACGACGGCGAGGGCCTGGTCAGCCGCGGCTACTCCGCCGGACTGGGCGCCTCGAGGGTGCTCCTCGAGTACAAGCGCCGCAAGTTCAAATACCGCGACGGCGGCTACGTCCAGTTGCGCGAGGACGAGTACTTCTACTGA